A region from the Bacilli bacterium PM5-9 genome encodes:
- a CDS encoding segregation and condensation protein B (product_source=KO:K06024; cath_funfam=1.10.10.10; cog=COG1386; ko=KO:K06024; pfam=PF04079; superfamily=46785; tigrfam=TIGR00281): protein MENKAAILEGILFLAGDEGVDLEAIKLVLDCSNEMAIELINKYKEKLQDVERGLMLVELGNKYKLSTKPEHFEYYQKLVDNPTSFSFSNAALETLAIIAYNQPVTRVEIENIRGVGSDAMVRKLVAKSLIKEVGRKESPGRPMMYAITDEFLDVFNLQSIDELPELKDVELDEEDQNIFNTRFKEEEKENSEEDLSN, encoded by the coding sequence ATGGAAAATAAAGCAGCAATCCTTGAAGGAATTTTATTTTTAGCAGGAGATGAAGGTGTCGACTTAGAAGCAATTAAATTAGTATTAGATTGCAGTAATGAAATGGCAATCGAATTAATTAATAAATATAAAGAAAAGCTACAAGATGTTGAAAGGGGATTAATGTTAGTAGAGCTTGGTAATAAATATAAATTAAGCACTAAACCAGAGCATTTTGAATATTACCAAAAATTAGTTGACAATCCAACAAGTTTTTCATTTTCAAATGCAGCATTAGAAACACTAGCAATCATCGCTTATAATCAACCAGTTACTAGAGTAGAAATTGAAAACATTAGAGGTGTTGGAAGTGATGCTATGGTTAGAAAATTGGTTGCTAAATCATTAATTAAAGAAGTTGGTAGAAAAGAAAGTCCTGGAAGACCAATGATGTATGCAATAACTGATGAGTTCTTAGATGTTTTCAATTTACAAAGCATTGATGAATTACCAGAACTAAAAGATGTTGAATTAGATGAAGAAGATCAAAACATTTTTAATACAAGATTTAAAGAAGAAGAAAAAGAGAATAGTGAGGAGGATTTATCTAATTAA
- a CDS encoding ribokinase (product_source=KO:K00852; cath_funfam=3.40.1190.20; cog=COG0524; ko=KO:K00852; pfam=PF00294; superfamily=53613; tigrfam=TIGR02152), with the protein MKQVVVIGSSNVDLVYQVERLPQLGETVFGSGLKKLPGGKGLNQAVAASRVCNNVIFLGSFGHGNDSIFLKEFLSKEAIDISNLKESFTETGTAIITINNNDNTIVVIPGANDDIDIDYIKEHENLLKESIVVLQNEIKQETNEYVINYCFENNIPLIYNPAPARKIDLNLLNKITYFTPNESEAKLIFETDNFEEIVKQYPNKVIITVGKDGVIYYDDKLINIAPNPVVPVDTTGAGDTLNGILAASLYEGYTLNKVLQRSVAGATLSIMKKGAQTGMPTRKDLEDEKKWNLK; encoded by the coding sequence ATGAAACAAGTTGTCGTAATTGGTAGTTCAAATGTTGACTTAGTTTATCAAGTTGAAAGACTACCGCAATTAGGTGAAACCGTTTTTGGTAGCGGTTTAAAAAAATTACCTGGTGGAAAAGGATTAAATCAAGCAGTTGCTGCTTCAAGAGTTTGTAATAATGTGATTTTTTTAGGATCATTTGGTCATGGAAATGATAGTATTTTCCTAAAAGAGTTTCTAAGTAAAGAAGCTATTGATATTTCTAACTTAAAAGAAAGTTTTACTGAAACCGGTACCGCTATTATTACAATCAATAATAATGATAATACAATAGTAGTTATTCCAGGTGCAAATGATGATATTGACATTGATTATATTAAGGAACATGAAAACCTTTTAAAAGAGAGCATTGTAGTTTTACAAAATGAAATAAAACAAGAAACAAATGAATATGTTATAAATTATTGTTTTGAAAACAACATTCCTTTAATTTATAATCCAGCACCAGCTAGAAAAATTGATTTAAATTTATTAAATAAAATAACATATTTTACTCCAAACGAAAGTGAAGCAAAATTAATATTTGAAACAGATAATTTTGAAGAAATTGTCAAACAATATCCAAATAAAGTAATTATAACAGTTGGAAAAGATGGTGTGATTTATTATGATGATAAATTAATAAACATCGCACCAAATCCAGTAGTTCCTGTTGATACAACAGGTGCAGGTGATACTTTAAATGGTATTTTAGCAGCCAGTTTATATGAAGGATATACTTTAAATAAAGTATTACAAAGATCAGTTGCAGGAGCAACCTTATCAATTATGAAAAAAGGTGCTCAAACAGGAATGCCGACAAGAAAGGATTTAGAAGATGAAAAAAAATGGAATCTTAAATAG
- a CDS encoding diaminopimelate epimerase (product_source=COG0253; cog=COG0253; ko=KO:K01780; superfamily=54506) encodes MKLDIYIANPAGNITIFVKNDVNQDNYIEIANKLINLKEYKAEQVAFIKELNNKPYKMEMMGLEFCANASRSFAYLVARENNIETPTIINVDVSGIKSTIDVEVDLDNNDATIEMNPPQDIKTISINDINYPLVIMEGIMHVIIEESDFDKTLCQQILNFVLEKYSVDALGFMFVDNNEMYPVVYVHDTKTLIHEGSCGSGSIAYAYYLYNKLQDKTNNYAISLNEPGGILKVSIINEKCYLSGELSISKLTTVEI; translated from the coding sequence ATGAAACTAGATATTTACATTGCAAATCCTGCTGGCAATATAACAATCTTTGTTAAGAATGATGTTAATCAAGATAATTATATTGAAATAGCAAACAAATTAATAAATCTTAAAGAGTATAAAGCTGAGCAAGTTGCATTTATTAAAGAACTAAATAATAAACCATATAAAATGGAAATGATGGGGTTAGAGTTTTGTGCTAATGCTTCAAGATCATTCGCATACTTAGTCGCAAGGGAAAATAATATTGAAACACCAACAATAATTAATGTTGATGTTAGTGGAATAAAAAGTACTATTGATGTTGAAGTTGATTTAGATAATAATGATGCAACTATTGAAATGAATCCACCTCAAGATATTAAAACAATCTCTATTAATGATATTAATTATCCATTAGTAATTATGGAAGGTATTATGCATGTTATTATTGAAGAAAGTGATTTTGATAAAACTCTGTGTCAACAAATTCTAAATTTTGTATTAGAAAAATATTCAGTTGATGCATTAGGTTTTATGTTTGTTGATAATAATGAAATGTATCCTGTTGTTTATGTTCATGATACTAAAACACTTATTCATGAAGGTAGTTGTGGTAGTGGCTCTATTGCTTATGCTTACTACTTATATAATAAACTTCAAGATAAAACAAATAATTATGCAATTAGCTTAAATGAACCTGGTGGTATATTAAAGGTAAGTATTATTAATGAAAAATGTTATTTAAGTGGTGAATTAAGTATAAGCAAACTAACAACTGTAGAAATTTAA
- a CDS encoding D-ribose pyranase (product_source=KO:K06726; cath_funfam=3.40.1650.10; cog=COG1869; ko=KO:K06726; pfam=PF05025; superfamily=102546), whose amino-acid sequence MKKNGILNREINDVLGKLGHTDTICIADCGLPLPSNVKVVDLTLKIGVPSFMEVLNIIVDEMEIEEYTLASEIETNNKEVLNEVVEKLSQVSKKTVSHEQFKEQTKSCKLIIRTGEASPFANIILQGGVIF is encoded by the coding sequence ATGAAAAAAAATGGAATCTTAAATAGAGAAATCAATGATGTTTTAGGAAAACTAGGGCATACTGATACAATTTGTATTGCTGATTGTGGACTACCTTTACCAAGTAATGTTAAAGTAGTAGATTTAACATTAAAAATAGGAGTACCTTCTTTTATGGAAGTTTTAAATATTATTGTTGATGAAATGGAAATTGAAGAATATACACTTGCAAGTGAAATTGAAACAAATAATAAAGAAGTATTAAATGAAGTAGTTGAAAAGCTAAGTCAAGTTAGCAAAAAAACTGTATCTCATGAACAATTTAAAGAGCAAACAAAATCATGTAAATTAATAATTAGAACAGGTGAAGCAAGCCCATTTGCTAATATAATATTACAAGGCGGTGTTATTTTTTAA
- a CDS encoding segregation and condensation protein A (product_source=KO:K05896; cath_funfam=1.10.10.580; cog=COG1354; ko=KO:K05896; pfam=PF02616; superfamily=46785): MERTYKINDFEGPLDLLLHLIKENKMSIFDIEITTLTAQYLELVEEAKTINLEIASDFLVMASTLLEIKSKSLLPKPEIEIDDEYQENTQDELVKRLLEYKRYKEVSENLKEFNETRNLIYTKPIEDLSKFKTEESILDIPHEIELYDLIRSMDKMLQRLKFKKPLSSVMENNEISVEARCTTLLEQINKFDKKNILLDDLIDIPTKSYMIVTFLAMLDLAKRNLVKIKQSDNFDEIYINGVI, from the coding sequence TTGGAAAGAACATATAAAATTAATGATTTTGAAGGACCATTAGATTTATTGTTACATTTAATTAAAGAAAATAAAATGAGTATTTTTGATATTGAAATAACAACATTAACTGCTCAATATTTAGAATTAGTAGAAGAAGCAAAAACAATAAATTTAGAAATAGCAAGTGATTTTTTAGTTATGGCATCAACTTTACTTGAGATAAAATCAAAGTCATTATTACCAAAACCAGAAATTGAAATAGATGATGAATATCAAGAAAATACGCAAGATGAATTAGTAAAAAGATTATTAGAATATAAAAGATATAAAGAAGTAAGTGAAAATCTTAAAGAATTTAATGAAACACGTAATCTTATTTATACTAAACCAATTGAGGATTTATCAAAATTTAAAACAGAAGAATCAATTTTAGATATTCCACATGAAATAGAATTATATGATTTAATAAGATCAATGGATAAGATGTTACAAAGACTTAAATTTAAAAAGCCATTATCATCAGTAATGGAAAATAATGAAATATCAGTTGAAGCTAGATGCACAACCTTATTAGAGCAAATAAATAAGTTTGATAAGAAAAATATTTTATTAGATGATTTAATTGATATACCAACAAAATCATATATGATAGTTACCTTTTTAGCAATGTTAGACCTTGCTAAGAGAAATTTAGTAAAGATTAAGCAAAGTGATAACTTTGATGAAATATATATTAATGGAGTGATATAA
- a CDS encoding DNA-binding LacI/PurR family transcriptional regulator (product_source=COG1609; cath_funfam=1.10.260.40,3.40.50.2300; cog=COG1609; pfam=PF00356,PF00532; smart=SM00354; superfamily=47413,53822), producing the protein MATIMDVAKRAGVSKATVSRYINNKNVEPINAKKIDKAIEELDFTPNRVAQGLSNQKSDIIGVIVPDLLNPFFNEIVNIIERIAFKDNYSCLIFASNNNVEIEKKAIEICSNFNVQGIILAPASNETDLTNYNIPIVAIDRYLKTATKNIIVDNELIGEKIVECFLLNNAKNVLIVEGESNFDTTIKRREGFIKAAKKSDLNYKILSTSFADVYQVDDDIKKIDINEFDGICMGNEVIAFGVLKNKIKKDIIKITIDGTYLNDFLLDDIYTIKQPINDLATLAYQKIMSWDDIKETTILDIEEIN; encoded by the coding sequence ATGGCAACAATCATGGATGTTGCAAAAAGAGCAGGTGTATCTAAAGCTACTGTATCACGATATATCAATAATAAAAATGTTGAACCAATTAATGCAAAAAAAATTGATAAAGCTATTGAAGAGTTAGATTTTACACCAAATCGTGTAGCTCAAGGTCTTTCAAACCAAAAAAGTGATATTATTGGTGTGATTGTTCCTGATTTATTAAACCCTTTCTTTAATGAAATAGTAAACATTATTGAAAGAATTGCTTTTAAAGATAATTATAGTTGTTTAATATTTGCTTCGAATAATAATGTTGAAATTGAAAAGAAAGCAATTGAAATATGTAGTAATTTTAATGTTCAAGGAATAATTTTAGCTCCAGCATCAAATGAAACTGATTTAACTAATTATAATATTCCTATTGTTGCAATAGATAGATATTTAAAAACTGCTACAAAAAATATTATTGTAGACAATGAATTAATTGGTGAAAAAATAGTTGAATGCTTTTTATTAAACAATGCTAAAAATGTCTTGATAGTTGAGGGTGAGAGTAATTTTGATACAACTATTAAGCGTCGTGAAGGGTTTATTAAAGCAGCAAAGAAAAGCGATTTAAATTATAAAATATTAAGTACATCATTTGCTGATGTTTATCAAGTTGATGATGATATAAAAAAAATAGACATTAATGAGTTTGATGGTATATGCATGGGAAATGAGGTAATCGCTTTTGGTGTTTTAAAAAACAAAATTAAAAAAGATATTATTAAAATAACAATTGATGGAACATACTTAAATGATTTTCTTTTAGATGATATTTATACAATTAAACAACCTATTAATGATTTAGCAACGCTTGCTTATCAAAAAATAATGTCATGGGATGATATAAAAGAAACAACAATCTTAGATATTGAGGAGATTAATTAA